The proteins below come from a single Longimicrobium sp. genomic window:
- the lpdA gene encoding dihydrolipoyl dehydrogenase — protein sequence MESYDAIVVGGGPGGYTAAIRLAQLGKRTLCVERESLGGVCLNWGCIPSKALITAAGTLERIRSAGAMGISAGEPAIDFAATQRWKDGIVERLTGSVGTLIRANGGEYVMGDARLLDAHTVEVTAADGTRARYEAREAIVLATGARVASIPGFEPDGERVLTAKEAVSLRSVPRSLVVVGGGVIGMELGMMYQKLGARVTVVEVTDGILPGVEPELSAVAARRFRKRGGVILAPARAAGWEPAGDGVRVLVEHGGRTETVEAERVLVAVGFRPNTAGLGLAEVGVRLDERGHVATDRSTRTSVPGIYAVGDVTGGPYLAHKVFREGEIAAEVIHGRNVGRDWYAMPAVIFTDPEIATVGLTEAEARAAGHDVRVGRFPFAASGRALSVGETEGFVRVVSSRDRVLGVGIVGPEASELIAEAALAIELQAAPEDMALTIHPHPTLGEGVLEAFKHSLGEAVHIMNRGGRSAAPRPALAGV from the coding sequence ATGGAAAGCTACGACGCGATCGTGGTGGGCGGCGGGCCGGGCGGCTACACGGCGGCGATCCGGCTGGCGCAGCTCGGCAAGCGCACGCTGTGCGTGGAGCGCGAGTCGCTGGGCGGCGTATGCCTCAACTGGGGGTGCATCCCGTCGAAGGCGCTGATCACGGCCGCGGGGACGCTGGAGCGCATCCGCAGCGCCGGCGCCATGGGGATCAGCGCGGGGGAGCCAGCGATCGACTTCGCCGCCACGCAGCGGTGGAAGGACGGCATCGTGGAGCGCCTCACCGGGAGCGTGGGGACGCTGATCCGCGCCAACGGCGGGGAGTACGTGATGGGCGACGCGCGCCTCCTGGACGCGCATACCGTGGAGGTGACGGCGGCGGATGGCACCCGCGCGCGCTACGAGGCGCGCGAGGCCATCGTCCTGGCGACGGGTGCGCGGGTCGCCTCCATCCCGGGCTTCGAGCCGGACGGCGAGCGCGTGCTCACTGCAAAGGAAGCGGTCAGCCTCCGCTCCGTCCCGCGCTCGCTGGTGGTGGTGGGCGGCGGGGTGATCGGGATGGAGCTGGGGATGATGTACCAGAAGCTCGGCGCGCGCGTCACCGTCGTCGAGGTGACGGACGGCATCCTCCCGGGCGTGGAGCCGGAGCTGTCGGCGGTGGCGGCGCGGCGCTTCAGGAAGCGCGGCGGCGTCATTCTGGCCCCCGCGCGCGCGGCGGGGTGGGAGCCGGCCGGCGACGGCGTGCGCGTGCTGGTGGAGCACGGCGGCCGCACGGAGACGGTGGAGGCGGAGCGGGTGCTGGTGGCGGTCGGCTTCCGGCCGAACACGGCGGGGCTGGGGCTGGCGGAGGTGGGCGTGCGGCTGGACGAGCGCGGGCACGTGGCCACCGACCGCTCCACCCGCACCAGCGTGCCGGGAATCTACGCGGTGGGCGACGTCACGGGCGGGCCCTACCTCGCCCACAAGGTGTTCCGCGAGGGTGAGATCGCGGCGGAGGTGATCCACGGCCGCAACGTGGGGCGCGATTGGTACGCGATGCCCGCCGTCATCTTCACCGACCCTGAGATCGCCACCGTCGGGCTCACCGAGGCGGAGGCGCGCGCCGCGGGGCACGACGTGCGGGTGGGGCGCTTCCCCTTCGCCGCGTCCGGGCGGGCGCTCTCCGTGGGGGAGACGGAAGGGTTCGTCAGGGTCGTATCCAGCCGCGACCGCGTGCTGGGGGTGGGGATCGTGGGCCCGGAGGCAAGCGAGCTGATCGCCGAGGCCGCGCTCGCCATCGAGCTGCAGGCGGCGCCGGAGGACATGGCGCTCACCATCCACCCGCATCCCACGCTGGGCGAGG
- a CDS encoding serine hydrolase, whose translation MRRTALALLPLAAACAAPRPVAVPTPTPMLAPVAVLTPASPREVGMLATLPARLDSIANDAIANGTAPAIAVAVGRHGRLVHMASYGRIDRPEGSPAVNDSTLFDLASLTKVIATTTVAMRMEQDSLLDLDRTVASYLPEFNDSAKAGITVRMLMVHTGGMEAGAPLHRQFRGREAYLQQISQRPLRFAPGTRTVYSDWDMVLAGFIIERLTGRTLDMVADEQVFRPLGMRDTRWNPGAALRPRTAATEVAADRGGLIWGEVHDANAWAIGGVAGHAGLFSSVRDMAVFAQMLLNGGEYNGVRILRPQTVARWTAPQGRGASRALGWDTPSDHSSAGRYFGPRSFGHTGYTGTSLWIDPERGLFVIILTNRVNPTAENQKHVGLRRAIADAVQEAIVDAPLVDWEARRQLGEWGMGNGEWGMGNPLFVAPLFLSS comes from the coding sequence ATGCGCCGCACCGCGCTCGCACTGCTCCCCCTCGCCGCCGCGTGCGCCGCGCCGCGGCCGGTGGCCGTGCCCACACCCACGCCCATGCTGGCGCCCGTGGCGGTGCTGACGCCGGCGTCGCCGCGGGAAGTCGGCATGCTGGCCACGCTCCCCGCGCGGCTCGACTCCATCGCCAACGACGCGATCGCCAACGGGACGGCGCCGGCCATCGCGGTGGCGGTGGGGCGGCACGGGCGGCTGGTGCACATGGCGTCGTACGGCCGCATCGACCGGCCGGAGGGCTCGCCCGCGGTGAACGACAGCACGCTCTTCGACCTGGCGTCGCTCACCAAGGTGATCGCGACCACCACCGTCGCCATGCGGATGGAGCAGGACTCGCTGCTGGACCTGGACCGCACGGTAGCCTCGTACCTCCCCGAGTTCAACGATTCCGCCAAGGCGGGGATCACCGTGCGGATGCTGATGGTGCACACCGGCGGGATGGAGGCCGGGGCACCGCTGCACCGCCAGTTCCGCGGCCGCGAGGCGTACCTCCAGCAGATCAGCCAGCGGCCGCTGCGCTTCGCCCCCGGCACGCGCACCGTCTACAGCGACTGGGACATGGTGCTGGCGGGGTTCATCATCGAGCGGTTGACCGGCAGGACGCTGGACATGGTCGCGGACGAGCAGGTCTTCCGCCCGCTGGGGATGCGCGACACGCGCTGGAACCCAGGCGCCGCGCTCCGCCCGCGCACCGCGGCGACCGAGGTGGCGGCGGACCGCGGGGGGCTGATCTGGGGCGAGGTGCACGACGCCAACGCCTGGGCCATCGGCGGGGTGGCGGGGCATGCGGGGCTCTTCAGCAGCGTGCGCGACATGGCCGTCTTCGCGCAGATGCTGCTGAACGGCGGCGAGTACAACGGCGTGCGCATCCTCCGCCCGCAGACGGTGGCGCGCTGGACGGCGCCGCAGGGGCGCGGGGCGAGCCGCGCGCTGGGCTGGGACACGCCCTCCGATCACTCCAGCGCGGGACGGTACTTCGGGCCGCGCTCCTTCGGCCACACGGGGTACACGGGCACGTCGCTCTGGATCGATCCGGAGCGCGGTCTCTTCGTCATCATCCTCACCAACCGCGTGAACCCAACCGCCGAGAACCAGAAGCACGTCGGGCTGCGCCGCGCCATCGCCGACGCGGTGCAGGAGGCGATTGTCGATGCGCCGCTGGTGGATTGGGAGGCGAGGCGGCAGTTGGGGGAATGGGGAATGGGGAATGGGGAATGGGGAATGGGGAACCCTCTTTTTGTCGCCCCCCTTTTTCTGTCATCCTGA
- a CDS encoding TetR/AcrR family transcriptional regulator, with product MGKGELTRERIVATAARVFNERGFAGASMADLMEATGLQKGGIYRHFESKEALALVAFEHAISLMAGRFTAALEGQHHAVDRLHAMISVFEGIQDDPPVPGGCPMMNAMIESDDAYSPLRDRARNAMDGLTGFLHRITARGIDRGEIRADVEPEALATLIVATLEGALAMARFYGRRDPMRHAVEHLRRHLDGSVRA from the coding sequence ATGGGCAAGGGCGAGCTGACGCGTGAGAGGATCGTGGCGACCGCCGCTCGGGTGTTCAACGAGCGGGGGTTCGCCGGCGCGTCCATGGCGGACCTGATGGAGGCGACGGGGCTGCAGAAGGGCGGGATCTACCGCCACTTCGAGAGCAAGGAGGCGCTGGCGCTGGTAGCCTTCGAGCACGCCATTTCGCTGATGGCCGGGCGCTTCACCGCCGCGCTCGAGGGGCAGCACCACGCGGTGGACCGGCTGCACGCCATGATCTCCGTCTTCGAGGGAATTCAGGACGATCCGCCGGTCCCGGGCGGGTGCCCCATGATGAACGCCATGATCGAGAGCGACGACGCGTACTCGCCGCTCCGCGACCGGGCGCGCAACGCCATGGACGGGCTCACCGGCTTCCTGCACCGCATCACCGCGCGCGGCATCGACCGCGGCGAGATCCGCGCGGATGTGGAACCGGAGGCGCTCGCCACGCTGATCGTCGCCACGCTGGAGGGGGCGCTCGCGATGGCCCGCTTCTACGGCCGGCGCGATCCCATGCGGCACGCCGTCGAGCACCTGCGGCGGCACCTGGACGGGAGCGTCCGCGCCTGA
- a CDS encoding DUF4349 domain-containing protein: protein MKPIIILALLALAACSGGTSGEATSGNDVMQMDRAPSPPMQNEGAPAASAPGGRQASGGESVEQVAALEISPPRPPALADSGSVAPSMLIRTGEASVEVDSVELAVARVQEMARRLGGYVGNTSVSGGEEATRSATLEVKIPAARFDQAVSGLRPLGKVESVEVQAQDVGEEYVDLSARTANARRLEERLLGLLATRTGKLEDVLAVERELARVRQEIDTQEGRLRFLRSRAAVSTLNVTVHEPRALVGDYPRDRPIREAFRDAWRNFIGFMAGLIASLGFLIPLGLILAAIVWLLRRWRRRRTRPAPPAPRPPSDPPGA, encoded by the coding sequence ATGAAGCCCATCATCATCCTCGCACTCCTCGCACTCGCCGCCTGCTCTGGCGGAACGAGCGGCGAGGCGACGTCCGGCAACGACGTGATGCAGATGGACCGCGCGCCTTCGCCCCCGATGCAGAACGAGGGGGCGCCCGCGGCATCCGCACCCGGAGGCCGGCAGGCGAGCGGCGGTGAAAGCGTGGAGCAGGTGGCGGCGCTGGAGATCTCGCCGCCGCGCCCCCCCGCCCTCGCTGATTCTGGCAGCGTCGCGCCGAGCATGCTGATCCGCACGGGGGAAGCGTCAGTGGAGGTGGACTCGGTGGAGCTGGCGGTGGCGCGGGTGCAGGAGATGGCGCGGCGGCTCGGCGGATACGTGGGGAACACCTCCGTCAGCGGCGGCGAGGAGGCGACGAGGTCCGCCACGCTGGAGGTCAAGATCCCCGCCGCGCGCTTCGACCAGGCGGTGAGCGGACTGCGCCCGCTGGGCAAGGTGGAGAGCGTGGAGGTGCAGGCGCAGGACGTGGGCGAGGAGTACGTGGATCTCTCCGCCCGCACGGCCAACGCACGGCGGCTGGAGGAGCGGCTGCTGGGCCTACTCGCCACGCGCACCGGGAAGCTGGAGGACGTGCTGGCGGTGGAGCGCGAGCTGGCCCGCGTGCGCCAGGAGATCGACACGCAGGAGGGGCGCCTCCGCTTCCTCCGCTCGCGCGCGGCGGTGAGCACGCTCAACGTGACCGTGCACGAGCCCCGCGCGCTCGTGGGCGACTATCCGCGCGACCGGCCCATCCGCGAGGCGTTCCGCGATGCGTGGCGCAACTTCATCGGCTTCATGGCGGGACTGATCGCGTCGCTCGGCTTCTTGATCCCGCTCGGCCTCATCCTCGCCGCCATCGTCTGGCTCTTGCGCCGCTGGCGTCGCCGCCGCACCCGTCCGGCGCCCCCGGCCCCGCGCCCGCCATCCGATCCTCCTGGCGCGTAG